One segment of Synechococcus sp. A15-24 DNA contains the following:
- the ychF gene encoding redox-regulated ATPase YchF, whose amino-acid sequence MLKAGIVGLPNVGKSTLFNALVANAKAQAANFPFCTIEPNVGTVAVPDERLDQLTKLSSSLDTIPTRMEFVDIAGLVKGASQGEGLGNKFLANIREVDAIVHVIRCFEDDDVIHVSGSVGPARDAEVINLELGLADLAQIEKRRERLKKQMRTSKEAQQEDAALERIQAVLEDGGAARSIELSEEEALMIKPLGLLTAKPIIYATNVSEEDLAEGNAYCTEVINLAANEGAETVRISAQVEAELIELGDDERTDYLEGLGVSEGGLQSLIQATYRLLGLRTYFTTGEKETRAWTFKAGMTAPQAAGVIHTDFERGFIRAQTIGWEKLIEAGSLAEARNKGWLRSEGKEYVVDEGDVMEFLFNV is encoded by the coding sequence ATGCTCAAAGCCGGAATTGTCGGCTTGCCCAACGTGGGCAAGTCAACCCTGTTCAACGCTCTGGTGGCCAACGCTAAGGCGCAGGCCGCCAACTTTCCGTTCTGCACCATCGAGCCGAATGTCGGCACGGTGGCGGTGCCGGATGAGCGCCTTGATCAGCTCACCAAGCTCAGCAGCAGCCTCGACACCATTCCCACACGGATGGAATTCGTCGATATCGCCGGACTGGTGAAGGGGGCAAGCCAGGGAGAAGGTCTCGGAAACAAGTTCCTGGCCAACATCCGCGAGGTGGATGCGATTGTTCATGTGATCCGCTGCTTTGAGGATGACGACGTCATCCATGTGTCTGGTTCCGTTGGACCGGCCCGTGATGCAGAGGTGATCAATCTGGAGCTCGGTCTGGCGGATCTGGCGCAGATCGAGAAGCGAAGAGAGCGACTGAAAAAGCAAATGCGCACCAGCAAGGAAGCGCAACAGGAAGATGCTGCGTTGGAGCGGATTCAGGCTGTGCTGGAGGACGGTGGTGCGGCCCGTTCTATTGAATTGAGCGAGGAGGAGGCACTGATGATCAAGCCCCTCGGATTGTTGACCGCCAAGCCGATCATCTATGCCACCAACGTGAGCGAAGAAGATCTGGCAGAGGGAAATGCTTACTGCACCGAAGTGATCAACCTGGCGGCCAACGAGGGTGCGGAAACCGTTCGGATTTCAGCTCAGGTGGAAGCAGAGCTGATTGAGTTGGGGGACGACGAGCGAACTGATTACCTTGAAGGACTGGGGGTCAGTGAAGGTGGTTTGCAGAGCCTGATCCAGGCGACGTACAGATTGCTGGGGCTGCGCACATACTTCACCACCGGTGAGAAGGAAACCCGGGCCTGGACGTTCAAGGCCGGCATGACGGCACCGCAGGCTGCTGGTGTGATTCACACCGATTTTGAACGGGGCTTCATCCGAGCTCAGACGATTGGATGGGAGAAGTTAATTGAAGCTGGATCCCTTGCTGAGGCTCGCAATAAGGGTTGGCTTCGTAGTGAAGGAAAGGAGTATGTGGTGGATGAAGGTGATGTAATGGAGTTTCTGTTCAATGTTTAA
- a CDS encoding 1-deoxy-D-xylulose-5-phosphate reductoisomerase: MKAISVLGSTGSIGTQTLQIAEEFPEQFRVVALTAGRNLDLLVQQIQRHQPELVALANADLLPELQQRLDALGTDRKRPQLVGGPDGLNIAASWESADLVVTGIVGCAGLLPTLAAVRAGKDLALANKETLIAAGPVVLPELKKSGSRLLPADSEHSAIFQCLQGTPWAENARLSTGVPTPGLRRIQLTASGGAFRDWKAEDLENATVADATSHPNWSMGRKITVDSASLMNKGLEVIEAHYLFGLDYDHIEIVIHPQSIIHSMIELADSSVLAQLGWPDMKLPILYCLSWPSRLETPWRRLDLTEVGQLTFRAPDPAKYPCMQLAYAAGRAGGTMPAVMNAANEEAVAQFLEEKIHFLDIPVVIEAACERHKADLIAHPQLEDVLAADQWARMAVREQVKRGTTRVPLAALAA, encoded by the coding sequence GTGAAAGCCATCAGCGTGCTGGGCTCCACGGGCTCGATCGGTACCCAGACCCTTCAGATCGCCGAGGAATTCCCCGAGCAATTCCGCGTTGTGGCCCTGACGGCAGGGCGCAACCTTGACTTACTGGTGCAGCAAATCCAACGTCACCAGCCCGAGCTAGTGGCCCTGGCCAATGCTGATCTTCTGCCGGAGCTGCAGCAGCGGCTCGACGCCCTCGGCACAGATCGAAAGCGTCCGCAACTTGTGGGCGGTCCCGATGGCCTGAACATTGCAGCCTCGTGGGAGAGCGCGGATCTGGTCGTCACAGGGATTGTGGGATGTGCAGGCCTGCTGCCGACCCTCGCCGCTGTTCGCGCTGGCAAAGACCTGGCCTTGGCCAACAAAGAAACGCTGATTGCGGCCGGCCCCGTGGTGCTGCCGGAGCTGAAGAAGAGTGGCAGCCGGCTGCTGCCAGCGGACTCGGAGCACTCCGCCATTTTTCAGTGCCTGCAAGGCACTCCCTGGGCCGAGAACGCCCGACTCTCCACAGGAGTCCCCACCCCTGGTCTGCGTCGCATTCAGCTCACCGCCTCGGGTGGAGCATTTCGGGATTGGAAAGCCGAAGACCTTGAAAATGCCACCGTGGCCGATGCCACCAGTCACCCCAACTGGAGCATGGGACGCAAGATCACGGTGGATTCAGCCTCGCTGATGAACAAGGGGCTGGAAGTGATCGAAGCCCACTATCTGTTCGGCCTGGATTACGACCACATCGAGATCGTGATTCACCCTCAGAGCATCATCCACTCGATGATCGAACTGGCTGATTCCTCCGTTCTGGCCCAACTGGGATGGCCAGACATGAAATTACCAATCCTTTATTGCCTGAGCTGGCCCTCCAGGCTGGAAACACCATGGCGCCGGTTGGATCTCACGGAGGTGGGACAACTGACCTTCCGTGCGCCCGATCCCGCCAAGTACCCCTGCATGCAACTGGCCTACGCGGCAGGGAGGGCCGGCGGCACGATGCCGGCCGTCATGAATGCCGCCAATGAGGAAGCAGTCGCTCAATTCCTCGAGGAAAAAATCCACTTCCTCGACATCCCTGTGGTGATCGAGGCGGCATGCGAGCGCCACAAGGCTGATCTGATTGCCCACCCCCAGCTCGAGGATGTGCTGGCTGCGGATCAATGGGCCCGCATGGCCGTGCGAGAACAGGTAAAGCGTGGCACCACACGGGTCCCGTTGGCAGCGCTGGCGGCATGA
- a CDS encoding (2Fe-2S) ferredoxin domain-containing protein has translation MSVQRVSHHLLLCATPTKAKCCDPNTGLATWNELKRLIKELGLENSDRPEGVVLRSKVDCLRICEKGPILVVWPDGIWYTDVTTDKIEAIIHQHIIHHKPVHDWIHKTAPFQLN, from the coding sequence ATGAGCGTTCAGCGGGTCAGCCACCATCTGCTGCTTTGCGCCACGCCCACGAAAGCCAAGTGCTGCGATCCGAATACGGGCTTGGCGACGTGGAATGAACTCAAACGACTCATCAAGGAACTAGGGCTTGAGAACAGCGACCGTCCTGAAGGCGTTGTTCTCAGAAGCAAGGTTGACTGCTTAAGGATCTGCGAAAAGGGACCGATCCTCGTGGTCTGGCCGGATGGAATCTGGTACACCGATGTCACCACCGACAAGATCGAAGCAATCATTCATCAACACATTATTCACCACAAACCCGTTCATGATTGGATTCACAAAACAGCGCCTTTCCAATTGAATTGA
- the polA gene encoding DNA polymerase I, whose protein sequence is MPEASTKPLLLLVDGHSLAFRSFYAFSKGGEGGLATKDGRPTSVTYGFLKSLLDTGKSLKPEGVAIAFDTAEPTFRHKADANYKAHRDVAPEVFFQDLDQLQEILRQQLDLPLCMAPGYEADDVLGTLANRAADDGWGVRILSGDRDLFQLVDDNRDIAVLYMGGGPYAKNSGPTLIREEGVLGKLGVMPNKVVDLKALTGDSSDNIPGVRGVGPKTAINLLKENNDLDAVYATLEAVEAEGPKASRGAIKGALKGKLRNDKDNAYLSRKLAEILVDIPLPQEPSLPLSTVNAEGLSSCLEDLELNSLLRQVGGFVAAFSAGGYGANAEAAAPAQPSSRPKATKNDQGLEETVGSVPALHPQRIQDTAALQGLVQRLMTCTDPGSPVALDTETTDLNPFKAELVGIGVCWGEELDALAYIPLGHNGSADSQPVQLPLETVITALAPWLGSEDHPKTLQNAKFDRLILMRHGLALSGVVIDTLLADYLRDAAAKHGLELMAEREFGFQPTAYSDLVGKKQTFADVPLEAASQYCAMDVHVTRRLALLLRNQLEAMGPALLKLLEQVEQPLESVLAEMEATGIRIDVPYLQELSTEMGTTLERLETEAKEAAGVDFNLASPKQLGELLFDTLGLDRKKSRRTKTGYSTDATVLEKLGDDHPVVPLVLEHRVLSKLKSTYIDALPQLVEAETGRVHTDFNQAVTATGRLSSSNPNLQNIPVRTEYSRRIRKAFLPQDGWTLLSADYSQIELRILTHLSGEEVLQEAYRSGNDVHALTARLLLDKDEVSADERRLGKTINFGVIYGMGAQRFARETGVSQAEAKDFLAKYKQRYPKVFAFLELQERLALSRGYVETILGRRRPFHFDRNGLGRLLGKDPLEIDLDVARRGGMEAQQLRAAANAPIQGSSADIIKVAMVQLQAALTSQGLPARLLLQVHDELVLEVKPEALETTRDTVVRTMENAVKLTVPLVAETGVGASWMEAK, encoded by the coding sequence ATGCCTGAGGCCTCCACGAAGCCCCTTCTTTTGCTTGTGGACGGTCATTCCCTGGCTTTCCGCAGCTTCTATGCCTTCAGCAAAGGCGGCGAAGGGGGCCTGGCCACCAAGGACGGCCGCCCCACCAGCGTTACCTACGGCTTCCTCAAATCCCTTCTGGACACGGGAAAATCATTGAAACCAGAGGGTGTGGCCATCGCCTTCGACACGGCGGAACCGACCTTTCGCCACAAGGCGGATGCCAACTACAAGGCACACCGCGACGTGGCGCCGGAGGTGTTCTTTCAGGATCTGGATCAACTTCAGGAGATCCTGCGGCAACAGTTGGACCTACCGCTGTGCATGGCGCCGGGCTACGAAGCCGATGACGTTCTGGGGACTCTTGCCAACCGTGCAGCCGATGACGGTTGGGGAGTCCGAATCCTGTCTGGTGACCGCGACCTGTTTCAGCTCGTGGACGACAACCGCGACATCGCAGTGCTCTACATGGGGGGTGGTCCCTATGCAAAAAACAGTGGCCCAACCCTGATTCGCGAAGAGGGCGTGCTGGGCAAGCTCGGCGTGATGCCCAACAAGGTGGTGGACCTCAAGGCCCTCACTGGTGACAGCTCCGACAACATCCCAGGCGTTCGCGGCGTTGGGCCCAAAACAGCGATCAACCTGCTGAAGGAGAACAACGACCTCGATGCGGTCTACGCCACCCTCGAAGCGGTGGAGGCAGAAGGGCCGAAGGCCAGCCGCGGCGCCATCAAAGGTGCCCTGAAGGGAAAACTCCGCAACGACAAGGACAACGCTTACCTCTCCCGAAAACTGGCGGAGATCTTGGTGGACATTCCCCTGCCGCAGGAGCCAAGTCTGCCCTTGTCAACGGTGAATGCCGAAGGACTGAGTTCCTGCCTCGAGGACCTGGAGCTCAACAGCTTGCTGCGCCAGGTGGGTGGATTCGTCGCAGCCTTCTCGGCAGGGGGCTACGGCGCCAACGCAGAAGCTGCTGCGCCGGCACAGCCGTCGTCGAGGCCGAAAGCCACCAAGAACGATCAGGGATTAGAGGAGACGGTTGGGAGCGTTCCAGCCCTGCATCCCCAGCGGATCCAGGACACCGCCGCCCTGCAGGGGCTGGTGCAGCGCCTAATGACCTGCACCGATCCCGGATCTCCGGTGGCTCTGGACACGGAGACCACAGACCTAAACCCGTTCAAAGCTGAACTGGTGGGCATCGGCGTCTGCTGGGGTGAGGAGCTCGACGCACTGGCTTACATCCCACTCGGCCACAACGGAAGCGCGGACAGCCAACCGGTTCAGCTGCCCTTAGAGACGGTGATCACCGCTCTGGCCCCTTGGCTTGGCAGCGAAGACCACCCCAAAACGTTGCAGAACGCCAAGTTCGATCGCTTGATCCTGATGCGCCATGGGCTGGCCCTCAGTGGTGTGGTGATCGACACGCTGCTGGCGGATTACCTGCGCGATGCCGCCGCCAAACACGGCCTCGAATTGATGGCGGAACGGGAATTCGGCTTCCAACCAACCGCCTACAGCGACCTGGTGGGCAAAAAACAGACCTTCGCTGATGTGCCTCTGGAGGCAGCCAGCCAGTACTGCGCCATGGACGTGCACGTAACCCGACGCCTGGCGCTGCTGCTGCGCAACCAGTTGGAGGCCATGGGGCCTGCGTTGCTGAAGCTGCTCGAGCAGGTGGAGCAGCCTCTGGAATCAGTCCTGGCGGAGATGGAAGCCACGGGCATCCGGATTGACGTTCCCTATCTCCAGGAACTCTCAACGGAGATGGGAACCACGCTGGAGCGCTTGGAGACCGAAGCCAAGGAAGCCGCCGGAGTGGACTTCAACCTGGCCTCCCCCAAACAGCTGGGGGAATTGCTGTTCGACACCTTGGGACTGGATCGCAAGAAATCCCGCCGCACCAAGACCGGTTACAGCACTGATGCCACGGTGCTGGAAAAGCTGGGGGACGATCACCCTGTGGTGCCCCTGGTGCTGGAGCACCGCGTGCTGAGCAAGCTCAAGAGCACTTATATCGATGCCTTACCGCAATTGGTGGAAGCGGAAACAGGGCGTGTGCACACCGACTTCAACCAGGCCGTCACCGCCACAGGGCGATTGAGCAGCAGCAACCCGAACCTGCAGAACATCCCGGTTCGCACCGAATACAGCCGCCGCATCCGCAAGGCCTTTCTGCCCCAGGACGGCTGGACGCTGCTCAGTGCTGACTACTCCCAGATCGAACTGCGCATCCTCACGCACCTCTCTGGCGAAGAGGTGCTGCAGGAGGCTTACCGCAGCGGTAATGACGTGCACGCACTGACAGCTCGACTGCTGTTGGACAAAGACGAGGTGAGCGCCGATGAACGTCGGCTGGGCAAAACGATCAACTTCGGCGTGATCTATGGCATGGGCGCTCAACGATTTGCAAGGGAAACCGGCGTGAGCCAAGCCGAAGCCAAGGACTTCCTGGCCAAATACAAGCAGCGCTACCCGAAAGTGTTTGCGTTCCTGGAGCTGCAGGAACGCCTCGCCTTGAGCCGCGGTTACGTGGAAACCATCCTCGGCCGGCGGCGTCCGTTCCATTTCGACCGCAACGGTCTTGGGCGACTGCTCGGCAAAGACCCACTAGAGATCGATCTGGATGTGGCCCGCCGCGGCGGTATGGAGGCACAGCAACTGCGAGCTGCTGCCAATGCTCCGATTCAGGGCTCCAGTGCTGACATCATCAAGGTGGCCATGGTGCAGTTACAGGCGGCTCTCACAAGTCAGGGGCTCCCAGCTCGACTGCTGCTGCAGGTCCACGATGAACTGGTGCTGGAAGTGAAGCCCGAAGCTCTTGAGACAACCCGAGACACGGTGGTGCGCACCATGGAGAACGCCGTGAAGCTGACGGTGCCTTTGGTGGCAGAGACCGGTGTCGGTGCCAGCTGGATGGAGGCCAAATAG
- a CDS encoding sodium-dependent transporter — MAKEQWRSGLGFVLAAAGSAVGLGNLWGFAYRASQGGGGAFLLLYLLIVLVVCLPVLVAEMVLGRSTGSSPLLAPVKAGGRLWKPMGWLFVLAASGILAFYAVLMGWTGATLVQTLSQGLPLDIDAAKAFFAGLSGGRSALIGQLLSLAVTGAVVAAGVRGGIERLSRWGLPMLFVLLIGLAIWAAGLDGAAEGYRTFLLRWDSAELTNLTTIRNAFTQAFFSIGTGIGCILAYSAYLDREARLPREAVAVVGMDTAVGIVAGMVTFPVVMSFGLQEVISGSTLGTIFIALPTGLASLGAAGQLVAVLFFSLALIAALTSAVSLLEVPVACLMEQHSWSRSRAVWVSTALIFVAGLPAATSMAVLGWMDSVFGGLLLILGGLLLALLLGWVVPGRFQKDLSDSSTPQLQQRLLLLMLRWVSPPVVATGLVISVVDLLKG, encoded by the coding sequence GTGGCGAAGGAGCAGTGGCGGTCTGGGCTTGGATTTGTCTTGGCTGCAGCCGGCAGCGCCGTCGGGCTCGGCAACCTCTGGGGATTTGCGTATCGCGCCTCCCAGGGCGGTGGTGGCGCTTTTCTCCTGCTTTATCTGTTGATTGTGCTGGTGGTTTGTCTGCCGGTGCTGGTGGCGGAAATGGTGCTGGGTCGCAGTACTGGAAGCAGTCCTTTGCTGGCCCCCGTGAAAGCCGGCGGTCGTCTGTGGAAACCGATGGGTTGGTTGTTCGTCCTGGCAGCCAGCGGGATCCTGGCCTTCTATGCCGTGCTGATGGGTTGGACTGGCGCCACCCTTGTGCAGACGCTCAGTCAGGGCCTTCCCCTTGACATCGATGCCGCGAAAGCCTTTTTTGCAGGTCTCAGCGGTGGCCGGTCTGCACTGATCGGGCAGTTGCTCAGCCTGGCGGTCACCGGCGCTGTTGTCGCTGCCGGTGTGCGGGGAGGGATTGAGCGGTTGTCCCGCTGGGGCTTGCCAATGTTGTTTGTGCTGCTGATCGGCCTTGCGATCTGGGCCGCTGGCCTCGACGGTGCTGCGGAGGGTTATCGCACCTTCCTGTTGCGCTGGGACAGTGCCGAATTGACCAATCTCACAACCATCCGCAACGCCTTCACCCAGGCCTTCTTCTCCATCGGCACGGGCATCGGCTGCATCCTGGCTTATTCCGCCTATCTCGATCGAGAGGCCCGCTTGCCTCGGGAGGCCGTGGCCGTGGTGGGCATGGACACCGCTGTGGGCATCGTGGCTGGCATGGTCACCTTCCCGGTGGTGATGAGCTTCGGGCTGCAGGAGGTGATCAGTGGATCCACCCTGGGCACCATCTTCATTGCCCTGCCCACAGGATTGGCCTCCCTCGGCGCTGCCGGTCAGCTGGTGGCCGTGTTGTTCTTTTCCTTGGCATTGATTGCTGCGCTTACTTCGGCGGTGTCGCTGCTGGAGGTGCCTGTGGCGTGCTTGATGGAGCAGCACTCTTGGAGCCGATCACGGGCGGTCTGGGTGTCCACAGCACTGATCTTCGTGGCCGGGTTGCCTGCCGCTACATCGATGGCTGTGCTCGGCTGGATGGACTCCGTCTTCGGCGGCTTGTTGCTGATCCTGGGAGGACTTCTGCTGGCGCTGCTGCTGGGCTGGGTTGTCCCCGGCCGGTTTCAGAAGGACCTGAGCGACTCTTCAACACCACAGCTGCAACAACGATTGCTGCTGCTAATGCTGCGCTGGGTGTCCCCCCCCGTGGTCGCGACTGGACTGGTGATCAGTGTGGTGGATCTGCTGAAAGGCTGA
- a CDS encoding fatty acid desaturase — protein sequence MTLTTSSRTRQLTPVTEGGHSTIYPSKGELLNALPAELIKFNPYKAWGSLVMSASLSIAAVCIGTTIPLTLAALPLWILYGAVTGTIAMGCWVLAHECGHNAFHPNRRVEGVVGFVLHSALLVPYYSWARSHAVHHAHCNHLEGGETHVPPRESSPQGQATEKLKRKLNTKLFGLISLFNHLIIGWQLYLFLGATGGEDYGFPTSHFWNDAAFRNGKRALFPSSFRKYMVRSNLGLIAMITLLIGASIHFSFARIACLYGLPYMVINIWLTTYTWLQHTDRNIPHFSNETWDWAKGALQTVDRPYGPVLNFLHHGIGSTHVCHHVNSAIPHYNAWRGTALLRQRFPDLVRYDSTPIHRALWRVATACGGAVYQNPSDRAFYY from the coding sequence TTGACACTTACAACCTCATCACGAACGCGACAACTAACCCCCGTTACAGAAGGTGGTCATTCAACGATTTATCCAAGCAAAGGTGAGCTGCTGAATGCGCTACCGGCCGAGCTAATCAAGTTCAACCCCTATAAAGCCTGGGGAAGTCTGGTTATGTCCGCCAGCCTCTCCATCGCAGCCGTTTGCATCGGCACAACCATTCCGCTCACGCTTGCAGCTCTTCCGCTCTGGATTCTCTACGGAGCCGTCACAGGAACCATCGCCATGGGCTGCTGGGTGCTGGCCCACGAATGTGGCCACAACGCCTTTCATCCCAACAGGCGTGTCGAAGGGGTGGTGGGATTTGTTCTGCACAGCGCACTGCTGGTTCCCTATTACAGCTGGGCTCGAAGCCATGCCGTTCACCACGCCCATTGCAACCATCTCGAAGGGGGGGAAACCCATGTTCCACCTCGTGAGAGCTCTCCCCAAGGGCAAGCAACAGAAAAACTGAAACGAAAGCTCAACACAAAACTGTTTGGTCTGATTTCCCTGTTCAACCATCTGATCATTGGCTGGCAGCTGTACCTGTTCCTTGGTGCCACGGGTGGTGAAGATTATGGCTTCCCCACTTCACACTTCTGGAATGATGCAGCGTTTAGGAATGGCAAACGTGCCCTATTCCCAAGTTCGTTCCGTAAATACATGGTGCGCTCGAACCTCGGTTTGATCGCAATGATTACACTTTTAATTGGGGCATCAATACACTTTTCATTTGCTCGTATTGCCTGCCTGTATGGGTTGCCCTATATGGTGATCAATATCTGGCTCACCACTTACACCTGGCTGCAACATACAGACCGCAATATCCCTCATTTCTCGAATGAAACATGGGATTGGGCCAAAGGTGCACTTCAAACCGTTGATCGCCCCTACGGTCCTGTACTGAACTTTTTACACCATGGCATCGGTTCAACCCACGTCTGCCATCACGTCAATTCTGCTATTCCGCACTACAATGCCTGGCGGGGAACAGCCCTTTTGAGGCAGCGCTTCCCAGATCTTGTGCGCTACGACTCAACACCAATTCACCGTGCCCTTTGGCGTGTCGCTACAGCCTGTGGCGGTGCTGTGTATCAAAACCCCTCGGATCGAGCCTTCTATTACTAA
- the cysS gene encoding cysteine--tRNA ligase — translation MSLRLTNTLTRRIEPFTPLTPGKVSIYCCGVTVYDLCHLGHARSYINWDVLRRFLIWRGLEVTFVQNFTDIDDKILKRAAEQNSSMTEVSELNIDAFHQDMDALGILRPDRMPRATQCLDGIRSLIGELEAKGAAYSADGDVYFAVMKHAGYGKLSGRDLSEQQDNAAGRVAYAEEARKQHPFDFAVWKGAKPGEPSFPSPWGDGRPGWHIECSAMVRAELGDTIDIHLGGADLVFPHHENEIAQSEAATGQELARVWMHNGMVNVGGQKMSKSLGNFTTIRALLESGVSPMTLRLFVLQAHYRKPLDFTAEALDAAATGWKGLNAALGLGERYSDQLGWPSPAALAEDAIGPQTSPDDEVLQALEQQFIGSMEDDLNSSGALAVLFDLAKPLRALANRLERGDEAGLPEADIQNLAPRWQLLREVAVVLGLRGEAAGQSKLDDASIDAAIAARKAAKAAKNYAEADRIRNELTAQGIELIDKPGGITEWIRS, via the coding sequence GTGTCTCTGCGGCTTACCAACACCCTCACCCGCCGCATTGAACCGTTCACCCCTCTGACGCCTGGCAAGGTCAGCATTTACTGCTGCGGGGTGACGGTCTACGACCTCTGCCACCTGGGCCATGCCCGCAGCTACATCAACTGGGATGTGCTGCGGCGCTTCCTGATCTGGCGGGGCCTCGAGGTGACCTTCGTTCAGAATTTCACAGACATCGACGACAAGATCCTCAAACGGGCTGCTGAACAAAACAGCTCGATGACCGAGGTGAGCGAACTCAACATCGACGCCTTCCACCAGGACATGGATGCACTGGGGATTCTCAGGCCGGATCGCATGCCGCGCGCCACCCAGTGTCTGGATGGCATCCGCTCACTCATCGGCGAACTGGAAGCGAAGGGTGCGGCCTACAGCGCTGATGGCGATGTGTACTTCGCGGTGATGAAGCATGCCGGCTACGGCAAGCTCAGCGGCCGCGATCTGAGCGAACAGCAGGACAACGCCGCTGGTCGCGTGGCTTATGCTGAGGAGGCCCGCAAGCAGCACCCCTTCGACTTCGCTGTTTGGAAAGGGGCGAAGCCTGGTGAACCGAGCTTCCCCTCCCCCTGGGGTGACGGGCGGCCCGGCTGGCACATCGAATGCTCCGCCATGGTGCGGGCGGAACTGGGGGACACGATCGACATCCATCTCGGTGGCGCCGATCTGGTGTTCCCTCACCACGAAAATGAAATCGCCCAGTCCGAGGCGGCGACGGGCCAAGAGCTCGCCCGCGTGTGGATGCACAACGGCATGGTGAACGTGGGCGGCCAGAAGATGAGTAAATCGCTAGGCAACTTCACCACCATCCGCGCCCTGCTGGAGAGCGGTGTCTCCCCCATGACCCTGCGCCTGTTTGTGCTGCAGGCCCATTACCGCAAACCTCTCGACTTCACGGCGGAGGCCCTTGACGCCGCGGCCACGGGATGGAAAGGGCTGAATGCCGCTTTAGGCCTGGGTGAACGCTACAGCGACCAGCTTGGCTGGCCCAGTCCTGCGGCCCTTGCAGAGGATGCCATCGGTCCTCAGACCAGTCCCGACGACGAGGTGCTTCAGGCCCTCGAGCAACAATTCATCGGTTCCATGGAGGACGACCTCAACAGTTCAGGCGCACTGGCGGTGTTGTTTGACCTGGCCAAACCCCTGCGAGCACTGGCCAATCGACTCGAGCGTGGGGATGAGGCAGGCCTACCCGAAGCCGACATCCAAAACCTTGCCCCCCGTTGGCAACTGCTGCGGGAAGTTGCCGTTGTTCTGGGTTTGCGCGGAGAAGCTGCAGGGCAATCCAAGCTGGACGACGCGTCCATCGATGCGGCTATCGCAGCTCGCAAGGCCGCCAAAGCCGCGAAGAATTACGCAGAGGCCGATCGGATCCGTAACGAGCTGACGGCCCAGGGCATTGAGCTGATCGACAAACCCGGTGGGATCACCGAATGGATCCGCAGCTGA
- a CDS encoding efflux RND transporter periplasmic adaptor subunit has product MKGSRPKWLTAALVLAVAGSGFVLLRFGPWSSRQRDLTPYVASAERGALSGVITASGELLAMQKVNVSPRQQGLLEQLLVDEGDEVIKGQLLAVMDPGDIEERVQERQALLRQTEANYQSRKDDFDRRQQLFRMGVISADDFSKVQNQMLASQAAVVASRERLNQLKEEQNEQEIRAPFDGTITARYAEPGAFVTPTTAASATAGATSSSIVELSKGLEVAARVPESEIGRIATGQSAEIRVDAFPDERFKAQVSEVAPRAEKQDNVTSFEVKLALVNPPEKLLIGMTADINFQTGQSTPKTLVPTVAIVTEDGKPGVLLVDEQQKPQFQEVELGSSSGDQTAILKGLEAGTNVFIDLPPWADRRD; this is encoded by the coding sequence ATGAAAGGCTCCCGACCCAAGTGGCTGACTGCAGCACTAGTGCTGGCGGTTGCTGGCAGTGGTTTCGTCCTGCTGCGTTTCGGGCCCTGGAGCAGCCGTCAACGGGATCTGACTCCCTACGTGGCCAGTGCTGAACGGGGTGCCTTGTCCGGCGTGATCACCGCCAGCGGAGAGCTGTTGGCCATGCAGAAGGTCAACGTCAGTCCTCGCCAGCAGGGACTACTGGAACAACTGCTGGTGGATGAAGGGGATGAAGTCATCAAGGGGCAGCTTCTGGCGGTGATGGACCCGGGCGACATTGAAGAACGCGTGCAGGAACGTCAGGCCCTGCTGCGCCAGACCGAAGCGAACTACCAGAGCCGCAAGGACGACTTCGACCGCCGTCAACAGCTCTTCCGCATGGGCGTGATCAGCGCTGATGACTTCAGCAAGGTGCAAAACCAGATGCTGGCCAGCCAGGCCGCTGTGGTGGCCTCCCGCGAACGTCTCAACCAACTGAAGGAAGAACAGAACGAGCAGGAGATTCGTGCCCCCTTCGATGGCACCATCACAGCTCGCTACGCAGAACCTGGGGCTTTCGTGACTCCCACCACGGCCGCCTCCGCCACGGCTGGTGCCACCAGTTCCTCAATCGTTGAGTTATCCAAAGGCCTTGAGGTGGCGGCACGCGTGCCGGAAAGTGAAATCGGACGGATTGCCACCGGCCAATCTGCTGAGATCCGTGTGGACGCCTTCCCAGATGAACGCTTCAAGGCCCAGGTGAGTGAGGTAGCGCCTCGAGCAGAAAAACAAGACAACGTCACCTCCTTCGAGGTGAAACTTGCACTGGTAAATCCACCTGAGAAACTGCTGATTGGCATGACCGCCGACATCAACTTTCAGACCGGTCAAAGCACTCCGAAGACGTTGGTGCCCACCGTTGCGATCGTCACCGAAGATGGAAAACCCGGCGTTTTGCTGGTGGACGAACAACAGAAACCACAGTTTCAGGAGGTGGAGCTCGGCAGCAGCAGCGGTGATCAGACTGCGATCCTGAAGGGCCTGGAAGCGGGAACAAACGTGTTCATCGATCTGCCCCCCTGGGCCGATCGCCGCGACTGA